A DNA window from Litorivicinus lipolyticus contains the following coding sequences:
- a CDS encoding response regulator, with protein MRVLLVEDSPDDRFWLSRLLRENTVGIDLVESGTAESALTLAQSSQFDLIVTDYNLPGQTGVEFLEGLRATNNWTPVMVVTGSADISAAQGSVDAGAAAFLAKESLDSDALQRGIERSLEPLFVVVDPSLLTLSASDTARWLCERLSRPLDALDSDMRAIRERPSSQVGIDEQRALDALESKIVAIQDRMRRALKDYQGEAELV; from the coding sequence GTGCGGGTGTTATTGGTCGAGGATAGCCCGGATGACCGCTTTTGGTTGAGTCGTCTGTTGCGCGAAAACACGGTGGGCATCGATTTGGTCGAGTCGGGCACCGCCGAAAGTGCTCTGACGCTGGCGCAGTCCAGTCAGTTTGATTTGATCGTGACGGATTATAATTTGCCCGGCCAAACCGGTGTCGAATTTTTGGAAGGGTTGCGGGCGACCAACAACTGGACCCCGGTTATGGTGGTGACTGGCAGTGCCGACATCAGCGCAGCCCAGGGTTCGGTCGACGCCGGTGCCGCGGCCTTTCTGGCCAAGGAATCGCTAGATAGTGATGCCCTGCAGCGCGGCATCGAACGGTCGCTGGAACCGCTGTTTGTCGTGGTTGATCCGTCACTGTTGACTTTGTCGGCGAGTGACACGGCCCGTTGGCTGTGCGAGCGCCTGAGTCGTCCTCTGGACGCCTTGGACAGCGACATGCGCGCGATTCGCGAGCGCCCGTCGAGCCAAGTGGGGATTGACGAGCAGCGAGCGCTGGACGCGCTCGAGTCCAAAATTGTGGCGATTCAGGACCGCATGCGCCGTGCCCTCAAAGACTACCAAGGTGAGGCCGAGCTGGTCTAA
- the cmoB gene encoding tRNA 5-methoxyuridine(34)/uridine 5-oxyacetic acid(34) synthase CmoB: MRLPWQRDDWPAPMEHLALLREGIDFEPWLKHGNLPRWLNSLAQLPTATVDQIHLDRWVGPRGQCSDPAALADALRQLKPWRKGPYRLFDSEIDSEWRSDLKWDRIVPHLPPAGGHALDVGCGNGYHMWRLLEHGMDSVLGVDPSLLFAIQFAAIQHYLRHPAIEYWPVPLESLAPSQHFDLVLSMGVLYHRRSPIEHLTQLRQQMAPGATLVLETLVIDGDENSVLVPPDRYARMKNCWFIPSVAALQVWCRKLGFEQVDCVDLTATTGDEQRSTDWIGGNSLAGALDPSDPSRTLEGHPAPLRATLICR; the protein is encoded by the coding sequence ATGAGGCTACCGTGGCAGCGTGACGACTGGCCCGCACCGATGGAGCACTTGGCGCTGCTGCGCGAGGGCATTGACTTCGAACCTTGGTTGAAGCACGGCAACTTGCCGCGTTGGCTCAACAGCCTGGCGCAACTGCCGACGGCGACCGTGGATCAGATTCACCTCGATCGCTGGGTCGGGCCGCGCGGGCAGTGCTCCGATCCGGCGGCCTTGGCGGACGCGCTGCGCCAGCTCAAACCCTGGCGCAAGGGACCGTATCGCCTGTTTGACAGCGAAATCGACAGTGAATGGCGCTCGGATTTGAAATGGGACCGCATTGTCCCGCATTTGCCCCCCGCCGGCGGTCACGCGCTGGACGTCGGCTGTGGCAACGGCTACCACATGTGGCGGCTGTTGGAGCACGGCATGGACTCGGTACTGGGGGTTGATCCGTCGCTGCTATTCGCGATTCAGTTTGCCGCAATCCAGCACTACCTGCGCCACCCTGCCATTGAATACTGGCCGGTGCCGCTCGAAAGCTTGGCGCCGTCACAGCACTTTGATTTGGTCCTCAGCATGGGTGTGCTGTACCACCGCCGCTCACCGATCGAGCACCTGACCCAGCTGCGCCAGCAAATGGCGCCCGGCGCGACCTTGGTGCTGGAAACGCTGGTCATCGACGGCGACGAAAACAGCGTCCTGGTGCCGCCGGATCGATATGCGCGCATGAAAAACTGTTGGTTTATTCCGTCGGTCGCAGCGCTACAGGTGTGGTGCCGCAAACTCGGCTTCGAACAGGTCGATTGCGTTGACCTAACCGCCACCACCGGTGACGAGCAACGCTCGACGGATTGGATCGGCGGTAACAGCTTGGCCGGCGCACTGGATCCAAGCGATCCGTCACGCACATTAGAAGGACACCCTGCGCCGTTACGCGCGACGCTGATCTGCCGTTAG
- a CDS encoding adenosine kinase: MSRYDLFGLGNALVDHEFHVTDDMLSDLGIEKGLTTLIEPDRASLVLDTLSARAGAASKACGGSGANSVIAAACMGSSAYYTCQLGDDDNGHFYVNDMLDAGVDTHASDHMVEGVTGRCFVMVTPDAERTMNTSLGVTGDLKSDSLNTDIIANSRAIYLEGYLITSPVSRATAVQAKQIARENGVMVIGTFSDPGLTQYFKPQLEELFHGGVDLLFCNEEELAIFTGESDLDKGIAAIREWTQDLVVTLGERGALVMHGGTRTEIAGKPANAIDTNGAGDAFAGAFVHGLLSDWSHQRSASFACAVAAEVVETFGPRLTPARYAELRAQYA; this comes from the coding sequence ATGAGCCGTTACGACCTGTTTGGCCTCGGCAATGCGCTGGTGGACCACGAGTTCCACGTCACCGACGACATGTTGAGCGACCTGGGCATCGAGAAAGGCCTGACCACCTTGATCGAACCGGACCGCGCCAGCCTGGTGCTGGACACCTTGAGCGCGCGCGCCGGTGCCGCCTCCAAAGCCTGTGGTGGCAGTGGTGCCAATAGCGTAATCGCGGCCGCCTGCATGGGGTCCAGCGCGTACTACACCTGCCAGTTAGGCGACGACGACAACGGCCATTTTTACGTCAACGACATGCTTGACGCAGGCGTCGACACGCACGCAAGTGATCACATGGTCGAGGGCGTCACCGGCCGCTGTTTCGTAATGGTGACACCGGATGCGGAGCGCACCATGAACACTTCGCTGGGGGTTACCGGCGACCTTAAATCCGACAGCCTAAACACGGACATCATCGCCAACAGCCGCGCGATCTACCTCGAGGGCTACCTGATCACCTCGCCGGTCAGCCGCGCCACCGCGGTTCAGGCCAAGCAGATTGCCCGTGAAAACGGCGTCATGGTGATTGGGACCTTTTCTGATCCGGGCCTGACTCAGTACTTTAAGCCGCAACTGGAAGAACTGTTCCACGGCGGCGTCGACCTGTTGTTTTGTAACGAAGAAGAGCTGGCGATTTTTACCGGCGAATCGGACTTGGACAAAGGCATCGCCGCGATCCGCGAATGGACCCAAGATTTAGTGGTGACCTTGGGCGAACGCGGTGCCTTGGTGATGCACGGTGGCACACGCACAGAAATTGCCGGCAAACCGGCTAACGCGATCGACACCAACGGTGCCGGTGACGCCTTTGCCGGCGCCTTTGTACACGGGCTACTAAGCGACTGGAGCCATCAACGCAGCGCCAGCTTTGCCTGTGCCGTGGCCGCCGAAGTGGTCGAAACCTTTGGCCCGCGCCTGACCCCAGCGCGCTACGCAGAGCTGCGCGCGCAATACGCCTAG
- a CDS encoding amino acid aminotransferase → MYHLNLAPADPILGLNDAFNADPRSDKINLGVGVYKDAMGRTPIMTAVKAAEGILLNDETTKSYLGITGNAALPALAQALLLGNDHPLLGNPRVKTAQAPGGTGALRVAADFIAKANPGATVWVSNPTWANHNAIFEAAGLTTAVYRYYDASTQSLDEAGLLEDLQGVAANDVVVLHGCCHNPSGVDPSAQTWAKIADIAANKGWMPLVDFAYQGFGAGIDADRQGLLELLKKDLSLLVAASFSKNFGLYNERIGALTLIDQDAATAEAAFSHIKLSIRANYSNPPAHGGAIVATVLGSSELRNQWETELTQMRERIADMRTGLTQGLAARGVDRDFSFIQSQNGMFSFAGISPEQVDRLRSEFGVYAVRSGRINVAAITPTNLDPLCDAIAAVL, encoded by the coding sequence ATGTATCACCTTAATCTAGCCCCCGCCGACCCGATTTTGGGATTGAACGACGCCTTCAATGCCGATCCACGGAGCGACAAGATCAACCTGGGGGTCGGTGTTTACAAAGACGCCATGGGCCGCACGCCGATCATGACCGCGGTCAAAGCGGCCGAGGGCATCCTGTTGAACGACGAAACCACTAAGTCGTATTTGGGCATTACCGGCAACGCGGCCTTGCCGGCATTGGCCCAGGCTCTATTGCTGGGTAACGATCACCCCTTGTTGGGCAACCCGCGGGTTAAAACCGCACAGGCACCAGGCGGAACCGGCGCCTTGCGTGTGGCCGCTGACTTCATCGCCAAGGCCAATCCCGGCGCGACCGTGTGGGTGTCTAACCCGACCTGGGCCAACCACAACGCCATCTTTGAGGCGGCCGGGCTGACCACCGCGGTTTACCGCTACTACGATGCCAGCACTCAGTCACTGGACGAGGCCGGCCTGCTTGAGGACTTGCAGGGCGTCGCTGCCAATGACGTCGTGGTCTTGCACGGCTGCTGTCACAATCCGTCCGGCGTCGATCCGAGCGCACAAACTTGGGCCAAAATTGCCGACATCGCCGCCAACAAAGGCTGGATGCCGTTGGTTGACTTTGCCTACCAAGGGTTCGGCGCCGGCATTGATGCCGACCGTCAAGGCTTGTTGGAGCTGCTGAAAAAAGACCTGTCGTTACTGGTCGCGGCCTCGTTCTCTAAGAACTTTGGCCTCTACAACGAACGCATCGGCGCACTGACGCTGATCGACCAGGACGCCGCCACCGCGGAGGCTGCATTCAGCCACATTAAGCTGTCGATTCGGGCCAACTATTCCAACCCGCCGGCACACGGCGGCGCCATCGTCGCGACCGTGTTGGGTTCGAGTGAGCTGCGCAATCAGTGGGAAACCGAGCTGACGCAAATGCGCGAACGCATCGCCGACATGCGTACCGGGCTGACCCAAGGCCTGGCTGCACGCGGCGTCGACCGTGATTTCAGCTTTATCCAGTCACAAAACGGCATGTTTAGCTTTGCCGGCATCAGCCCTGAACAGGTTGACCGTCTGCGCAGCGAGTTTGGCGTTTACGCGGTGCGCAGCGGCCGCATCAACGTCGCCGCGATCACCCCGACCAACCTCGATCCCTTGTGCGACGCCATCGCGGCGGTGCTATGA
- the bioD gene encoding dethiobiotin synthase, translating to MKCFLTGTDTDVGKTVVSAGLLARARLDGLSCIGLKPVAAGAESGPDGDYSDDALRLAQGAGYRGPLAAINPVLLAPPIAPHVAAADAGITLEALALANWARDQAADYQAVIVEGAGGWRVPINAGEGFDSIAKHLGWPVILVVGMRLGCINHALLTVEAIAADGLCLAGWVANRVDPGQLAYADNLAALKARIRAPLLGVVEWSDNPAPDAVAAQVRWPD from the coding sequence ATGAAGTGTTTTCTAACCGGAACCGACACCGACGTCGGCAAGACCGTGGTCAGTGCCGGGCTGCTCGCACGGGCGCGTTTGGACGGGCTCAGTTGTATTGGGTTAAAGCCGGTGGCCGCCGGCGCCGAATCCGGTCCCGACGGCGATTATTCCGACGATGCCTTGCGCCTGGCCCAGGGTGCTGGTTACCGAGGCCCGCTGGCGGCGATTAATCCGGTGCTATTGGCGCCGCCGATTGCGCCCCATGTGGCGGCGGCGGATGCCGGCATCACATTAGAGGCACTGGCTCTGGCGAATTGGGCGCGCGACCAGGCCGCTGACTATCAGGCCGTGATCGTCGAAGGGGCCGGCGGCTGGCGCGTCCCGATCAATGCCGGCGAGGGCTTTGACAGCATCGCTAAACACCTTGGGTGGCCGGTTATTTTGGTGGTCGGCATGCGCCTGGGCTGTATCAATCATGCGCTGTTGACGGTCGAGGCGATCGCCGCCGATGGCCTGTGCTTGGCGGGTTGGGTGGCCAATCGGGTCGACCCCGGCCAGCTGGCCTATGCCGATAACCTGGCGGCCTTAAAAGCGCGCATCAGAGCGCCGCTGTTGGGGGTGGTGGAGTGGTCCGATAACCCCGCACCCGACGCCGTTGCAGCGCAGGTGCGGTGGCCGGACTAG
- a CDS encoding methyltransferase domain-containing protein, producing the protein MHFERRADQYSGLAGFQRACAAELVADFEPAGLGLDVGAGTGFVARARPLPGLIQVDLSGAMLAHASGPRVVCDARQLPFADDSFDYAVSNMALQWICDPSDLIRVLRPGGVLRACVVLSGSVPELAAARVAAGLAPVANLPDFAFWQAQFAGARMRQQTRHLDFASAADALRSVRGVGAVAASEQSVTPSQYRALLAQVGCQLSYHLLWIEWHK; encoded by the coding sequence ATGCACTTTGAACGGCGTGCGGACCAGTACTCCGGTTTGGCCGGGTTTCAGCGCGCCTGTGCGGCTGAGTTGGTGGCCGATTTTGAACCCGCTGGGCTGGGTCTGGACGTCGGCGCCGGCACCGGTTTTGTCGCCCGCGCGCGCCCGCTACCGGGGCTGATCCAAGTCGACCTGTCCGGTGCCATGCTGGCGCACGCTTCGGGCCCGCGGGTGGTGTGCGATGCCCGCCAGCTGCCGTTTGCCGACGACAGCTTTGACTACGCGGTATCGAACATGGCGCTGCAGTGGATTTGCGATCCCAGCGACCTGATTCGGGTGCTGCGCCCCGGCGGCGTGCTGCGCGCTTGTGTGGTGCTGTCCGGATCGGTCCCGGAATTAGCCGCGGCGCGTGTGGCTGCGGGTTTGGCGCCGGTGGCGAACTTGCCCGACTTTGCGTTTTGGCAGGCCCAGTTTGCCGGGGCCCGGATGCGCCAGCAAACTCGGCACCTGGACTTTGCCAGCGCCGCGGATGCGCTGCGTTCGGTGCGCGGTGTCGGTGCGGTCGCCGCCAGCGAGCAATCGGTGACGCCATCCCAATACCGTGCGTTGCTGGCCCAGGTTGGTTGCCAGCTGAGTTACCACCTGCTGTGGATCGAGTGGCATAAATGA
- a CDS encoding alpha/beta fold hydrolase, translating into MHTRVIGGWGFDSAVLAHLGAAQPWYQTLELTEPTVLIGWSLGGVVATEALDHPLVCGLVTLATPGHFGAQVDPRFFHRLQRSVQRDPGAALARFHPWIVGEPFDGKRADTVQLDQGLARLAASDCAGSWAQSPVAQLHLVGRDDVLFSDTDQHAIDGGHGFAWQNRGDTTNAIEAFIDAL; encoded by the coding sequence ATGCATACCCGGGTAATTGGCGGCTGGGGGTTTGACAGTGCCGTGCTGGCGCATCTGGGCGCGGCCCAGCCGTGGTACCAAACGCTCGAACTGACCGAGCCGACCGTGCTGATCGGCTGGAGCCTGGGCGGTGTGGTCGCCACGGAGGCCCTGGATCATCCGCTGGTGTGCGGCCTGGTGACCCTGGCCACGCCGGGCCACTTTGGCGCTCAGGTCGACCCGCGCTTTTTCCACCGCTTGCAGCGCTCGGTTCAGCGCGATCCGGGCGCCGCGCTGGCGCGTTTTCATCCGTGGATTGTCGGCGAACCCTTTGACGGCAAGCGTGCCGACACCGTGCAGCTCGACCAAGGGTTGGCGCGACTGGCCGCCAGCGATTGCGCGGGGTCCTGGGCGCAGTCGCCGGTGGCGCAGCTGCACCTGGTCGGCCGCGATGATGTGCTGTTTAGTGATACCGATCAGCACGCGATTGACGGTGGCCATGGCTTTGCCTGGCAAAATCGAGGTGACACCACTAACGCGATTGAGGCCTTCATTGATGCACTTTGA
- a CDS encoding chemotaxis protein CheB: MSENEVASNKPSHVVGIGASAGGLEALEKLLSEMPADLGFAFVIVQHLSPDFESLMDELLARHTPMPIHRVVDGIEVLANSVYLIPPRKEMIIADGKLLLTDRDPAPAFTLPIDMFFRSLADDFGTRAIGIVLSGTGTDGTRGVLEIKKSGGLVLVQAPASSKFDGMPRSAVGTGVADKVLDPEMMGATLQAISSASPSFSSLTLLEEEAEATPHWRILIVLRERYDIDFTLYKPGTIGRRIERRMAIGNIGSSGDYLTRLRQDGDELENLYRDLLIGVTEFFRDPQAFEILYKNVLDDMANKLSNERSLRVWTPGCATGEEAYSLAIMLHELATLKNKPLNVKIFATDLHPGALEAAGAGLYRKETLSNVSDERLERYFIAQSDNRTYRVSPELRRMVVFAPQNVTKDPPFTKIDLVSCRNLLIYLQQPIQDKILSLFHFSLNKGGVMFLGPSETAGVVESEFDVVDRHWRLYRKRRDARLTSVSRFPVSSMSPVAPMIPTGQIPMVSDSAEMPSIPPSPQSETIRLLKTYDALLDMYMPAGFLVDIRGNVIHVFGDVAPYTRSLMGRPTIDLLDIVVDALKIAVGAGIQRAAKERSLISYGGIRLGDDENGQIVTVTARRVQTSQVVDTSRPEHILLTVAPQQDPPLQVSPQGHGENIIPVEALDISVEARERIRALEYELRYTKEHLLATNEELETSNEELQATNEEMMASNEELQSTNEELHSVNEELYTVNAEYERKIAELTRLTADMDNLLQSTDLGTVFVDTEARIRKYTPAVASTFSLIPQDVGRPIDHFAHRIRDPHMMDHIRQVLETGERIEREVQNRAGDWLLMRILPYRTEEASIEGAVVTLVDVTQLKGTEEQLNQSLRDLRVSNQELQQFAHIVSHDLKAPIRHIHAHCLKMRGLIGDSNAEVAGLLDRTTTSVKHMNGLIEGLLAYSRIGAGGAEMTPTDLNSVFQTVVQQAQEEIDGADAVVVADPLPTVLGDRIQLVQLFQNLIENAIKFRAASRPRVYVAAKPRGQHWVLSVQDNGIGVDPKFAESIFEVFRRLHDSETYPGTGMGLVICRKVVDRHGGRIWLDRRGGMGSTFYFTLPMMEADFTDEAIQIEQTLDELVGSLQLENGAPAPKLGD, encoded by the coding sequence GTGTCAGAGAACGAAGTGGCGAGTAATAAACCGTCCCATGTGGTAGGCATTGGTGCCTCGGCCGGCGGCCTCGAGGCGTTGGAAAAGCTACTCAGTGAGATGCCCGCGGATTTGGGCTTCGCGTTCGTCATTGTGCAGCACCTGTCGCCGGACTTTGAATCCTTGATGGACGAATTGTTGGCGCGCCACACGCCGATGCCTATTCATCGAGTAGTTGATGGTATTGAGGTGCTGGCAAATTCGGTTTACCTAATCCCGCCACGCAAAGAAATGATCATTGCTGACGGTAAATTACTGCTCACCGATCGCGACCCGGCGCCGGCATTTACGTTGCCGATCGATATGTTTTTCCGCTCGTTGGCCGACGATTTTGGCACCCGGGCAATTGGTATCGTGCTCTCCGGCACCGGCACTGACGGCACACGCGGTGTCCTGGAAATCAAGAAATCCGGTGGCTTGGTATTGGTCCAGGCCCCGGCCTCGTCTAAGTTTGATGGCATGCCGCGCAGTGCGGTTGGCACCGGCGTTGCCGACAAGGTGCTGGACCCGGAAATGATGGGCGCAACCTTACAGGCGATCTCGTCGGCATCACCCAGCTTTTCCAGCCTGACGCTACTTGAAGAAGAAGCCGAGGCAACGCCGCATTGGCGCATTCTGATCGTGCTGCGCGAGCGCTACGACATTGACTTTACCCTATACAAACCCGGCACCATTGGGCGCCGGATTGAGCGGCGCATGGCGATTGGCAATATTGGTTCGTCCGGCGATTACTTGACTCGCCTGCGTCAAGACGGTGATGAACTGGAAAACCTGTACCGCGACCTGTTGATCGGTGTCACGGAATTTTTCCGAGACCCCCAAGCCTTTGAAATTCTGTACAAGAATGTGCTCGATGACATGGCCAACAAGCTGTCGAACGAACGTAGCTTGCGGGTCTGGACACCGGGCTGCGCGACCGGCGAAGAAGCCTATTCGTTAGCGATCATGCTGCACGAATTGGCAACGCTGAAAAATAAGCCACTTAACGTCAAGATATTTGCCACGGACTTGCACCCCGGCGCGCTCGAAGCCGCCGGCGCTGGGTTGTACCGCAAGGAAACCCTGAGCAATGTGTCGGACGAACGCCTAGAACGGTACTTCATCGCCCAGTCCGACAATCGCACCTACCGGGTATCGCCGGAACTGCGCCGGATGGTGGTGTTTGCGCCGCAAAACGTGACCAAGGATCCGCCGTTCACCAAAATTGATCTGGTCAGTTGCCGTAACTTGTTGATTTACTTGCAGCAGCCCATCCAAGATAAAATTTTGTCGCTGTTCCACTTCTCGCTCAATAAGGGCGGCGTGATGTTCTTGGGGCCGTCGGAAACGGCGGGCGTGGTGGAATCTGAGTTTGACGTGGTCGATCGCCACTGGCGGCTCTATCGCAAGCGCCGGGATGCACGTTTGACCAGCGTCAGTCGCTTTCCGGTGTCGTCTATGTCGCCGGTAGCGCCAATGATCCCGACCGGGCAAATACCCATGGTCAGCGATTCGGCCGAGATGCCCAGCATCCCACCTTCGCCGCAGTCGGAAACCATTCGGTTATTAAAGACCTACGACGCGCTGTTAGACATGTACATGCCGGCGGGTTTCTTGGTCGACATCCGCGGCAATGTGATTCATGTGTTTGGCGATGTCGCGCCCTACACGCGATCGTTGATGGGGCGGCCGACCATTGATTTGTTGGACATTGTGGTCGATGCCCTGAAAATCGCGGTGGGTGCCGGTATTCAGCGGGCGGCCAAAGAACGCAGCTTAATTTCGTACGGCGGGATTCGCCTCGGCGATGACGAGAACGGTCAGATCGTGACGGTCACTGCGCGCCGTGTTCAAACCAGTCAGGTTGTAGACACTTCGCGCCCCGAACATATCCTGCTGACCGTTGCGCCCCAGCAAGACCCGCCGCTGCAGGTGAGCCCGCAGGGTCATGGTGAGAATATTATCCCCGTCGAGGCGCTGGATATTTCCGTCGAGGCGCGTGAGCGCATTCGTGCGCTGGAATACGAGCTGCGCTATACGAAAGAGCATTTGTTGGCGACCAACGAAGAGTTGGAAACCTCGAACGAAGAACTGCAAGCCACCAACGAAGAGATGATGGCCTCGAACGAGGAGCTGCAAAGCACCAACGAAGAACTGCACTCGGTCAACGAAGAGCTGTATACGGTTAATGCCGAGTACGAGCGCAAGATCGCCGAACTGACCCGATTGACCGCCGACATGGACAATCTGCTGCAAAGTACGGATCTGGGCACTGTGTTCGTTGACACCGAAGCGCGTATTCGTAAGTACACGCCTGCGGTGGCATCGACCTTTAGCTTGATTCCACAAGACGTTGGCCGACCGATCGATCACTTTGCGCACCGTATTCGCGATCCACACATGATGGACCATATTCGCCAGGTCTTGGAAACGGGCGAGCGTATCGAGCGCGAAGTTCAAAACCGCGCCGGCGACTGGCTATTGATGCGCATTTTGCCGTACCGCACCGAGGAGGCGTCAATTGAGGGCGCGGTCGTGACCTTGGTTGACGTCACTCAGCTCAAGGGCACCGAAGAGCAGCTCAACCAATCCTTGCGCGATTTGCGCGTGTCCAACCAAGAGCTGCAACAGTTCGCGCACATTGTCAGTCACGATTTGAAAGCGCCGATCCGGCACATTCATGCGCATTGCCTAAAAATGCGCGGGCTGATCGGCGACAGCAACGCGGAAGTCGCCGGCTTGTTGGATCGCACCACGACCAGCGTCAAGCACATGAACGGTTTGATCGAAGGCCTGCTGGCGTACTCTCGGATCGGTGCCGGCGGTGCTGAAATGACGCCGACCGACTTAAACAGCGTGTTCCAGACGGTCGTGCAACAGGCCCAGGAGGAAATCGACGGCGCCGATGCCGTGGTTGTGGCGGATCCACTGCCGACCGTGCTTGGGGATCGAATTCAGTTGGTTCAGCTGTTCCAAAACCTGATTGAAAACGCCATAAAATTCCGCGCGGCGTCGCGTCCTCGGGTTTACGTTGCGGCCAAGCCACGTGGCCAACATTGGGTGTTGTCAGTCCAGGACAATGGCATTGGTGTGGACCCCAAGTTCGCCGAAAGCATTTTCGAAGTGTTCCGCCGCCTGCACGACTCCGAGACCTATCCGGGTACCGGTATGGGCTTGGTGATCTGTCGCAAGGTGGTTGATCGCCACGGCGGCCGAATTTGGTTGGACCGCCGCGGCGGCATGGGATCGACCTTTTACTTTACCTTGCCGATGATGGAAGCGGACTTCACAGACGAGGCGATCCAGATTGAGCAAACCTTGGATGAACTGGTCGGCTCTTTGCAGCTTGAGAACGGTGCGCCGGCACCGAAATTGGGCGACTGA
- a CDS encoding aminotransferase class I/II-fold pyridoxal phosphate-dependent enzyme produces MSWAEHLGLRMAQAQQQSLLRSHTRLATPQRVDTQINGHSVLNFSSNDYLGWASDEFTIQALKRGADRYGVGSGASHWVVGHSGAHDDLETAVADWLGVEAVALFCTGYLANLGVISALADADTLIHQDRLNHASLLQAGTLAGQSRRFGHADVDQLRRRLARGHDRRQWVVSDGVFSMDGDVAPVQAYVDAAGAAGALCLIDDAHGLGVLGDQGRGSTHGCNPDLIMGTLGKALGCGGAFIAGAGWLVDAIRQFSKPYTYTTAMSPALAYAAAENIRRLRTQPHHQAKLRSNIDYFRAQAIARGVDLMTSDSAIQPWLLGSNERALAASERLKSAGLWVSAIRPPTVPAGTARLRIALSAAHTQSQLDQLCDGLVTCIPG; encoded by the coding sequence ATGAGCTGGGCTGAACACCTGGGGCTGCGCATGGCCCAGGCCCAACAGCAGTCCTTATTGCGCTCCCACACCCGGTTGGCGACCCCGCAGCGGGTGGATACCCAGATCAATGGCCATTCGGTCCTGAATTTTTCCTCCAATGACTATTTAGGTTGGGCCAGCGACGAATTCACCATCCAGGCCCTGAAGCGTGGGGCCGACCGTTACGGCGTCGGCAGCGGCGCCTCGCACTGGGTGGTGGGCCACAGCGGCGCCCACGACGACTTAGAGACCGCCGTCGCCGACTGGCTAGGGGTCGAGGCGGTGGCACTTTTTTGCACCGGGTACTTGGCGAATTTGGGCGTCATTAGTGCGCTGGCCGATGCCGACACACTGATTCATCAAGACCGCCTTAATCACGCCTCGCTGCTGCAGGCCGGCACCTTAGCCGGTCAATCACGACGGTTTGGCCACGCTGATGTCGACCAGTTACGCCGGCGCTTGGCGCGCGGCCATGATCGCCGCCAATGGGTTGTTAGCGACGGCGTTTTTTCAATGGACGGAGATGTTGCGCCGGTTCAGGCCTATGTCGATGCCGCCGGCGCCGCCGGTGCCTTGTGTTTGATTGACGACGCCCATGGCCTTGGCGTGCTCGGCGATCAAGGGCGCGGCAGCACTCACGGCTGTAATCCGGACTTGATCATGGGCACCTTGGGCAAGGCGCTGGGGTGTGGCGGTGCTTTTATTGCGGGCGCCGGCTGGCTGGTGGACGCGATTCGCCAGTTTTCCAAGCCCTACACTTACACCACGGCGATGTCGCCGGCGCTGGCGTATGCCGCGGCCGAGAACATTCGCCGATTGCGGACACAGCCCCATCACCAGGCCAAGTTGCGCTCGAATATTGACTATTTTCGCGCCCAGGCGATCGCGCGAGGGGTCGACTTGATGACCAGTGACAGCGCGATACAGCCGTGGTTGCTGGGCAGCAATGAGCGCGCCTTGGCCGCCAGCGAACGTCTGAAATCGGCCGGACTTTGGGTCAGCGCAATTCGACCGCCGACTGTGCCGGCGGGGACCGCGCGGCTGCGCATCGCACTCAGCGCGGCACACACCCAATCCCAACTGGACCAGCTGTGTGATGGCTTAGTGACATGCATACCCGGGTAA